From Silurus meridionalis isolate SWU-2019-XX chromosome 14, ASM1480568v1, whole genome shotgun sequence, a single genomic window includes:
- the tfap4 gene encoding transcription factor AP-4 isoform X2 — protein MQSINAGFQSLKTLIPHSDGEKLSKAAILQQTAEYIFSLEQEKTRLLQQNTQLKRFIQEFSGSSPKRRRAEEKDEGIGSPDILEEEKVEDLRREMIELRQQLEKERSVRMMLEEQIRSLDAHLYPEKLKVIAQQMQEQHVQTQTLIRLQHQEQLEKESTSARSTQVYSPATPSAPTHHTTVIVPAPALPPPPHHVTVVTMGPASVINTASTSRQNLDTIVQAIQHIEGTQEKMGVPEEEQRRAVIVTPIRVLNDTADSDTASDNEGSEDC, from the exons GCTGCCATCTTACAGCAGACTGCAGAATATATTTTCTCTCTGGAGCAAGAAAAGACACGACTACTGCAGCAAAATACGCAGCTAAAGCGCTTCATACAG GAATTCAGTGGCTCATCTCCAAAGAGAAGGCGTGCAGAGGAGAAGGATGAAGGAATAGGTTCTCCAGATATTCTAGAGGAAGAGAAGGTGGAGGACCTGCGACGAGAAATGATTGAACTCCGCCAACAACTGGAGAAAGAACGCTCTGTGCGCATGATGCTAGAGGAACAG ATTCGCTCATTGGATGCCCATCTATACCCTGAGAAATTGAAGGTGATTGCCCAGCAAATGCAGGAGCAACATGTGCAGACGCAGACTCTGATTCGCCTGCAACACCAGGAACAGTTGGAGAAAGAGAGCACTTCTGCCCGCAGCACACAG gtATATTCTCCAGCTACACCATCTGCTCCCACTCATCACACCACTGTTATTGTTCCTGCCCCTGCATTGCCACCTCCACCACATCATGTCACAGTGGTTACTATGGGCCCTGCCTCTGTAATCAACACAGCTTCAACATCACGACAGAACTTGGACACCATAGTGCAG gcTATCCAGCACATTGAAGGCACACAGGAGAAGATGGGTGTGCCTGAGGAAGAGCAGCGTCGGGCAGTTATTGTCACTCCAATCCGTGTTTTGAATGACACCGCAGACTCTGACACTGCCTCTGACAATGAAGGTTCTGAGGACTGTTAA